A single genomic interval of Aureliella helgolandensis harbors:
- the gcvH gene encoding glycine cleavage system protein GcvH produces MNPQELKYNASHEWVGMSTEDGSDVAVIGISDFALEQLTDLVYMALPEVGASVQAGEEFGEVESVKAVSPLYSPVSGEVVAVHSELVDKLDQLAADPFGEGWIIKVKLADGASLDGLLDREAYQKQCGES; encoded by the coding sequence ATGAATCCACAAGAACTTAAATACAACGCCTCGCACGAGTGGGTTGGGATGTCTACTGAGGATGGTAGTGACGTCGCGGTCATTGGTATTTCAGATTTCGCGCTCGAGCAACTTACCGACTTGGTCTACATGGCATTGCCTGAAGTTGGGGCATCCGTTCAGGCCGGTGAGGAGTTTGGCGAGGTGGAATCGGTCAAGGCCGTGAGCCCGCTGTACAGTCCGGTGAGTGGTGAAGTCGTGGCCGTGCATAGCGAGTTGGTTGACAAGCTTGACCAGCTCGCGGCAGATCCCTTCGGCGAGGGCTGGATTATCAAGGTCAAGTTGGCGGACGGAGCATCGTTGGACGGGTTGTTGGATCGCGAGGCCTACCAGAAGCAGTGCGGCGAGTCGTAG
- a CDS encoding carboxylesterase family protein: MQPLKRFVSSLADASPAFSVDRSAEDDRSASSEGWLSPATSMGGRLWGLLLVVAFCSWTASAPALAQQQYTVELRNGLRLGPGQVTAVASISTNSFQAGSPAGEVQGMPIQRLDNGVTATYYNGSPMNVLAARESTIASFEEIVFPSSMEVATTGVAPAILGVLGVSEFSKYGRREYKLMTTRGPVSLTQGITLLSPVFAKVEVLRSDATQFAWDQRRTTSSIPAQTLREILMQVLDMSSSGDWLRMVRFYMQAERYVEARDVMEEAIRKFPLELKDSRNLLTQLEQLLSQQKFNEIKLRRQAGQHKVAGHLLSIFPKDTLPLETQVKLADELQTLQAQIRVVSEATVALQEKVAELPEVERTFLAPTVTELLEEVNLESAARLADFQRLRFDPDLPPENIVALALGGWLLGPGEGLDNLAVVKSLIRVRELVREYLNGSSPARREEILRQLQSEEGAQPQFLDKILEVMKPPQSPPQVKDGDPEGMYRLSVPRPGGDPVQYVVQLPPEYDPNRKYPCVLAMTGRGMSPEFELDWWCGQQVDWQDTQVRFGQATRHGVIVVSPDWMLDRQTEYEYSEGEHDRMLACLRDAFRKFSIDTDRVFVSGHYDGATAAWDLALSHPDLWAGAIMISPGADKYIVQYSENIKASRRLKDQIPVATYIVYGDSDGTRAGSQLGTVGTRYLSSPLYDSMVVEYRGCGRETFSSELPKISEWMVLSSHRRLRTPQVIDVTTMRSGDRFFYWLEAPQIIPTATGNAYQFDPSAKAGFEARLLAPTMNGIVVSKIPSPGNSTIVWLTPDMVDFSRTITINVQGDSSRLELSPSISVMLEDVRQRGDRMHVFWQRVAL; encoded by the coding sequence ATGCAGCCTCTGAAACGCTTCGTAAGTTCTTTAGCGGACGCTAGTCCCGCATTCTCGGTCGACCGCAGCGCGGAGGACGATCGCAGCGCCTCTTCAGAGGGCTGGCTTTCGCCTGCCACCTCAATGGGGGGTCGGCTGTGGGGCCTGCTCCTGGTAGTTGCGTTCTGTTCTTGGACGGCCTCGGCTCCAGCGTTGGCTCAGCAGCAGTATACGGTCGAGCTTCGCAACGGTTTGCGGCTGGGGCCTGGGCAAGTGACCGCGGTCGCTTCCATCTCGACGAATTCATTCCAAGCGGGTTCTCCAGCGGGTGAAGTCCAGGGGATGCCGATCCAACGCCTCGATAATGGGGTTACTGCCACCTATTACAACGGCAGTCCCATGAACGTGTTGGCTGCCCGCGAATCTACCATCGCCTCCTTCGAAGAAATCGTATTTCCCTCTTCGATGGAAGTAGCCACCACCGGTGTAGCTCCCGCGATCTTAGGCGTCTTGGGCGTTAGCGAGTTCAGTAAGTACGGACGTCGCGAATACAAGTTGATGACCACCCGCGGGCCGGTCAGTCTGACGCAAGGCATTACGTTGCTCTCTCCCGTATTTGCCAAAGTCGAAGTGCTGAGATCCGACGCGACTCAATTCGCTTGGGACCAACGACGCACCACCTCGTCCATACCAGCCCAAACGCTTCGTGAAATTTTGATGCAAGTCCTCGATATGTCCAGTTCGGGAGACTGGCTGCGGATGGTCCGCTTCTACATGCAAGCGGAACGCTATGTGGAGGCGCGTGACGTCATGGAGGAGGCGATTAGGAAGTTTCCACTGGAGCTGAAGGATAGTCGCAACTTACTCACGCAGTTGGAGCAGCTTCTCTCCCAGCAGAAATTCAATGAAATCAAGCTTCGGCGGCAAGCTGGACAACATAAAGTTGCAGGCCATCTGCTATCCATCTTTCCGAAGGATACGCTGCCGTTGGAAACCCAGGTCAAGCTGGCCGACGAATTGCAAACACTGCAAGCGCAGATTCGTGTGGTGAGCGAAGCGACCGTAGCACTGCAGGAGAAAGTGGCAGAATTGCCTGAGGTGGAGCGGACGTTTTTGGCGCCGACTGTGACCGAACTGTTGGAAGAGGTTAATCTTGAATCGGCCGCTCGCTTGGCGGATTTTCAGCGTCTCCGTTTTGATCCCGATCTGCCTCCTGAGAATATTGTCGCCTTAGCACTGGGGGGCTGGTTGCTCGGTCCGGGCGAAGGGTTGGATAATCTGGCTGTCGTCAAATCCTTGATTCGCGTTCGCGAGTTGGTCCGCGAGTACCTCAACGGGTCCTCGCCAGCGCGACGCGAAGAGATTTTGCGTCAGTTGCAGAGTGAGGAAGGGGCTCAGCCGCAGTTCTTAGATAAGATTTTGGAGGTCATGAAACCGCCTCAGTCCCCTCCGCAGGTGAAGGATGGGGATCCCGAGGGCATGTACCGCCTGAGTGTGCCGCGGCCTGGTGGGGATCCGGTGCAATATGTCGTGCAACTGCCCCCGGAATACGATCCCAATCGGAAATATCCCTGCGTGCTGGCCATGACAGGGCGTGGCATGAGTCCGGAATTTGAATTGGATTGGTGGTGTGGACAGCAGGTAGATTGGCAAGACACTCAGGTTCGCTTTGGGCAAGCCACACGCCACGGCGTGATCGTGGTTTCTCCAGACTGGATGCTCGATCGACAGACCGAATACGAGTACTCCGAAGGCGAACACGATCGCATGTTAGCTTGCTTGCGAGATGCGTTTCGAAAGTTCTCGATCGACACCGACCGAGTCTTCGTGTCTGGGCACTACGATGGAGCTACTGCCGCCTGGGATTTAGCTCTCTCGCATCCCGATTTGTGGGCTGGGGCCATTATGATCAGCCCTGGAGCCGACAAATACATCGTGCAGTATAGTGAGAATATTAAGGCGTCCCGGCGCCTCAAGGACCAGATACCGGTGGCGACCTACATCGTTTACGGCGATAGCGACGGGACGCGTGCGGGCAGCCAATTGGGAACGGTGGGGACGCGCTATCTGTCTTCACCCCTCTATGACTCGATGGTGGTCGAGTACCGCGGCTGTGGCCGCGAAACCTTCTCCTCGGAATTGCCTAAGATCAGTGAGTGGATGGTCTTGTCCAGCCACCGTCGGCTGCGGACGCCGCAAGTCATTGATGTTACGACGATGCGCTCGGGAGATCGGTTTTTCTATTGGCTGGAAGCTCCGCAGATCATTCCCACCGCCACGGGCAATGCCTATCAATTTGACCCCAGTGCCAAAGCCGGCTTTGAGGCTCGACTGCTCGCCCCCACGATGAACGGTATTGTCGTCAGCAAGATTCCGTCGCCTGGGAACTCCACGATCGTCTGGCTAACCCCTGACATGGTCGATTTTTCGCGTACAATTACGATTAATGTTCAGGGGGACTCCTCGCGCTTGGAATTATCACCCAGTATTAGCGTAATGCTCGAGGATGTTCGCCAACGGGGGGATCGGATGCACGTCTTCTGGCAGCGCGTGGCTCTGTAG
- the gcvPB gene encoding aminomethyl-transferring glycine dehydrogenase subunit GcvPB, with product MRNTQATQLLFELGKPGRRANRLPECDVPAPDLASLYPRVSLRSEPLGLPELGEGDVVRHFTNLSTLNMSVDTHFYPLGSCTMKYNPKRNERLASLPGIVDLHPLQPDDTVQGMLELLYEVQTYFAEISGLPAVSLQPAAGAHGELTALMAAAAYFRDRGEARTKVLVPDSAHGTNPASATMVGFQAVTIRSRPDGSVDMEDLRSKADDQTAVFMITNPSTLGLFEKQIHEITTLVHEVGGLIYLDGANMNAILGISRPGDFGADMMHYNPHKTFSGPHGGGGPGAGPICVRDFLEPYLPVPRVAKHGQTYSLESDHPRSIGRVRSFNGNIGVLVRAYCYIRAYGARGMKEVSQHAVLNANYLLARLKHVLPIPNGDRCMHEFVASASRLKKEKGVTAMDIAKRLLDFGFHAPTVYFPLTVPEAMMIEPTETESKETMDAFVVALETILAEPAENLHHAPSSTAIVRPDEVKAARQPVMRWTAST from the coding sequence ATGCGTAATACTCAAGCCACTCAACTGTTGTTCGAACTTGGCAAACCAGGGCGTCGCGCCAATCGTTTGCCAGAGTGCGACGTGCCCGCTCCGGATCTAGCCAGCCTTTATCCCCGCGTTTCGTTGAGAAGCGAGCCACTAGGGCTTCCCGAATTGGGCGAGGGGGATGTCGTGCGGCACTTTACCAATCTCTCGACGTTGAACATGTCGGTCGATACCCATTTCTACCCCCTGGGCTCTTGTACAATGAAGTACAATCCCAAGCGGAATGAACGCCTGGCCAGCTTGCCAGGAATCGTCGATTTGCACCCCTTGCAACCCGATGATACCGTGCAAGGCATGTTGGAGCTGTTGTACGAGGTGCAAACCTATTTCGCCGAGATTTCTGGCTTGCCCGCCGTCTCGCTGCAGCCTGCCGCAGGAGCGCACGGCGAGCTAACGGCGTTGATGGCTGCGGCTGCCTATTTTCGCGATCGTGGGGAGGCACGCACGAAAGTCCTCGTGCCTGATAGTGCCCACGGTACGAATCCGGCTAGTGCCACCATGGTTGGATTTCAAGCCGTGACCATTCGTTCGCGCCCCGATGGTTCGGTCGACATGGAGGATCTACGGAGCAAGGCCGATGATCAGACAGCGGTGTTCATGATTACCAACCCAAGCACCCTGGGGTTGTTCGAGAAGCAGATCCATGAGATTACCACCTTGGTCCATGAGGTCGGGGGGCTGATCTATTTGGATGGTGCCAATATGAACGCCATTCTAGGGATCTCACGTCCGGGTGATTTTGGTGCGGATATGATGCACTACAATCCCCACAAGACCTTTAGCGGGCCGCATGGTGGTGGTGGCCCCGGTGCCGGACCGATCTGTGTACGCGACTTTTTGGAGCCCTATTTGCCAGTCCCGCGAGTCGCCAAGCATGGCCAGACATACTCGCTGGAAAGCGATCATCCGCGATCCATTGGCCGCGTGCGAAGCTTTAATGGAAATATCGGCGTGTTGGTCCGAGCCTACTGCTACATTCGAGCCTATGGTGCCCGTGGAATGAAAGAGGTGAGTCAGCATGCGGTGCTCAACGCGAACTACTTGCTCGCTCGACTCAAGCATGTGCTCCCAATCCCGAACGGTGATCGCTGCATGCATGAGTTTGTGGCATCGGCCAGTCGGTTGAAGAAGGAGAAGGGAGTGACGGCCATGGACATCGCCAAGCGACTCCTCGACTTTGGCTTTCATGCTCCCACCGTCTACTTCCCGCTCACCGTGCCTGAAGCGATGATGATCGAGCCGACGGAAACGGAAAGCAAGGAAACGATGGATGCCTTCGTGGTGGCGCTGGAAACGATTTTGGCGGAACCGGCTGAAAATCTACACCACGCGCCCAGTTCGACAGCGATTGTTCGACCTGACGAAGTGAAGGCGGCTCGACAGCCGGTGATGCGATGGACGGCTTCCACCTAA
- a CDS encoding FHA domain-containing protein, producing the protein MQMQLKVVTGGHSGKLISVNHDKFLIGRSDECHLRPKSESISRRHCAIIRKDGRILLIDLKSRNGTLVNDKKLDPARAKILKDGDHIRVGKLEFIAVIEAGVSNVKKPEVKDVKDAAARTAENTGDSRYDEVSVSSWLEEADQIERSQDDPETRQFHIAESKDIPESTIMELKAEEETKSDVAKGKSKPGKLPPIPKGPQSGNSKDAASETLRKFFSGR; encoded by the coding sequence ATGCAGATGCAGCTTAAGGTTGTAACGGGCGGACACAGCGGAAAACTCATCTCCGTAAATCACGATAAGTTCTTGATTGGACGAAGCGATGAGTGCCACCTGCGGCCCAAGAGCGAGTCCATTAGCCGACGGCACTGCGCAATTATTCGCAAAGATGGCCGCATTTTGTTGATCGACTTGAAGAGTCGCAATGGCACTTTGGTCAACGATAAGAAGCTGGACCCTGCTCGCGCGAAAATTCTCAAAGACGGCGACCATATCCGTGTTGGCAAGCTAGAGTTTATTGCCGTCATTGAGGCCGGGGTTAGCAACGTCAAGAAGCCCGAAGTTAAGGACGTTAAAGATGCGGCAGCGCGCACGGCCGAAAATACCGGCGATAGCCGCTATGACGAAGTCAGTGTAAGTAGCTGGCTTGAAGAGGCCGATCAAATCGAACGCTCGCAAGATGATCCCGAGACTCGGCAGTTTCACATTGCCGAAAGCAAGGATATTCCTGAATCGACGATCATGGAGCTCAAGGCGGAGGAAGAAACTAAATCGGATGTCGCTAAGGGAAAATCCAAACCAGGCAAACTGCCACCGATTCCAAAGGGGCCCCAGTCCGGCAATTCGAAGGATGCAGCCTCTGAAACGCTTCGTAAGTTCTTTAGCGGACGCTAG
- the gcvPA gene encoding aminomethyl-transferring glycine dehydrogenase subunit GcvPA — protein sequence MAYLFNTSEDVHEMLSVIGASSIDSLFDCIPPEARFEGELKIPAALSEIELTRRMEQLASRNQGVGQAVCFLGGGAYDHFIPAVVDALASRGEFYTSYTPYQPEVSQGNLQVMFEYETLICQLTGMDVSNASLYDGASATIEAVLLAMASRPKCSRVVVASSLHPEYRQVLETYLQWTRFELVTVDCPDGNVPLAEWQESLDESVGCVVLSQPNFFGVIEDLTPHAEAAKASGAVVVAVCDMISLGMFASPAQWGADIVVGEGQALGNPLQFGGPYLGIMACREAFVRRMPGRIAGQTEDRQGQRCWVLTLQTREQHIRRDRATSNICTNQGLFALRAAIYLALQGPQGLRETAEQCAWKMHYLETQLAGNERFEVRFHGSSWREIVVRDRQQDVPGVLAHCQQHGMLAGLDLGRWYPEFADCFMIAVTEKRTRAELDQLLQLLVSSSHPTEVAHA from the coding sequence ATGGCCTATTTGTTCAACACATCCGAAGATGTGCACGAGATGCTGTCGGTGATTGGAGCATCGAGTATCGACTCGCTCTTCGATTGCATTCCGCCGGAAGCCCGGTTCGAGGGCGAGCTCAAGATTCCCGCCGCGCTTTCCGAGATTGAACTCACTCGTCGCATGGAGCAGTTGGCGAGCCGCAATCAAGGGGTTGGTCAGGCTGTCTGCTTTCTAGGTGGCGGCGCCTACGATCACTTCATTCCCGCTGTCGTCGATGCCCTTGCAAGCCGTGGGGAATTTTACACTTCCTATACCCCCTACCAACCGGAGGTCAGCCAGGGCAATTTGCAGGTCATGTTCGAATACGAAACATTGATTTGCCAATTGACCGGCATGGATGTCTCCAATGCCAGTCTCTATGACGGGGCAAGTGCCACGATCGAAGCGGTCTTGCTGGCGATGGCCAGTCGCCCCAAGTGCTCGCGCGTGGTGGTTGCCAGTAGCCTGCATCCAGAGTACCGCCAGGTTTTGGAGACCTATTTGCAGTGGACGCGTTTCGAACTAGTGACTGTCGATTGTCCTGACGGGAACGTGCCTTTAGCCGAGTGGCAGGAGTCGCTCGATGAGTCGGTGGGCTGTGTGGTGTTGAGCCAACCGAACTTCTTTGGTGTCATCGAGGACTTGACGCCTCACGCGGAAGCGGCCAAGGCCTCGGGCGCCGTCGTCGTGGCGGTTTGTGACATGATTTCACTAGGCATGTTTGCAAGTCCAGCGCAGTGGGGAGCCGACATTGTGGTTGGGGAGGGACAGGCACTGGGGAATCCCCTTCAGTTCGGCGGACCCTACCTTGGGATCATGGCCTGTCGTGAAGCCTTTGTGCGGCGCATGCCAGGTCGTATCGCTGGTCAGACCGAAGATCGGCAGGGGCAGCGATGTTGGGTGCTGACTCTTCAAACGCGTGAACAGCACATCCGCCGTGACCGGGCCACCAGTAACATCTGTACCAATCAAGGGCTGTTTGCGCTGCGGGCCGCGATCTATCTGGCGCTCCAGGGGCCCCAGGGGCTGCGTGAAACCGCTGAGCAGTGTGCTTGGAAGATGCATTATTTGGAAACGCAGTTGGCTGGGAATGAGCGATTCGAAGTTCGTTTCCATGGATCCAGTTGGCGAGAAATCGTCGTGCGTGATCGCCAGCAGGATGTGCCCGGCGTATTGGCTCATTGCCAGCAACATGGCATGCTGGCTGGGCTGGATCTCGGTAGATGGTATCCCGAATTTGCCGATTGTTTCATGATCGCCGTTACCGAAAAAAGAACCCGCGCAGAACTGGATCAGTTGCTGCAGCTACTCGTCAGTTCCAGTCACCCGACGGAGGTCGCCCATGCGTAA
- a CDS encoding lipoyl protein ligase domain-containing protein, with protein MDGFHLTTASLSGAENMAIDQAMLEHAAEHRVVLLRVYQWAEPTVSLGYFQKYGDFLQHFPRAGDAVDATPRVVRRATGGGAIVHHHDWTYSLAVPDNLLQGADSNRARQGVGASQPLYDFIHQAMVEWLDGMGWQAGKWDSDSSRPAPKTPAADGPKTDVSVAEVSKLEVSKPGVPGPGVSGGSAVAGDSVGWRRASASFLCFERRNHGDVVVMPGAEAPAGASFPQDPQLEHAKVMGSAQRRVRGGLLQHGSLLLARSPFAVSLPGLDDLPCAGMQVAPSSTMPADAGQNGRPAVTHPNLQLHAFEEVLLDAVQRYWGRAWQPADPHELSLSQLAQKVAKFREMGWQRRV; from the coding sequence ATGGACGGCTTCCACCTAACCACTGCGTCGCTCAGCGGCGCAGAGAATATGGCCATCGATCAAGCCATGTTGGAGCACGCGGCAGAGCACCGGGTTGTTCTGCTGCGAGTCTACCAGTGGGCGGAGCCGACGGTCTCCTTGGGCTATTTTCAGAAGTACGGAGACTTTCTGCAGCACTTCCCTCGCGCAGGGGATGCGGTGGACGCGACGCCCCGCGTGGTTCGCAGAGCGACTGGTGGTGGGGCCATCGTACATCACCACGATTGGACCTACTCCTTGGCCGTGCCAGACAATCTACTGCAGGGAGCCGATTCGAATCGAGCGCGTCAGGGGGTGGGGGCCTCGCAGCCGCTGTACGATTTTATCCACCAAGCGATGGTCGAGTGGCTGGATGGCATGGGGTGGCAGGCCGGCAAATGGGATTCTGACAGTTCACGCCCGGCACCCAAGACGCCAGCCGCTGACGGTCCCAAAACCGACGTTTCGGTAGCCGAAGTCTCAAAACTCGAAGTCTCAAAACCCGGTGTTCCAGGACCCGGTGTTTCAGGGGGTAGTGCGGTAGCTGGCGATAGCGTCGGCTGGCGGCGGGCTAGCGCTTCCTTCTTGTGTTTTGAGCGTCGCAATCATGGGGATGTGGTCGTCATGCCCGGGGCGGAGGCCCCAGCTGGTGCCTCATTCCCTCAAGACCCGCAGCTTGAGCATGCCAAGGTCATGGGGAGTGCGCAGCGGCGTGTGCGGGGTGGCTTGCTCCAGCATGGAAGTCTTTTGCTAGCTCGCAGTCCATTTGCCGTTTCTCTGCCCGGTTTGGACGATTTACCGTGCGCCGGCATGCAGGTTGCTCCCTCTTCAACGATGCCGGCAGACGCGGGGCAAAATGGCCGACCGGCGGTAACACACCCCAATTTGCAATTGCATGCATTTGAAGAGGTCTTGCTGGATGCGGTGCAGCGCTATTGGGGGAGGGCGTGGCAGCCAGCCGACCCGCATGAATTGAGTCTATCGCAACTAGCTCAGAAGGTGGCGAAGTTTCGAGAGATGGGCTGGCAACGCAGGGTCTGA
- the gcvT gene encoding glycine cleavage system aminomethyltransferase GcvT, whose product MSTADRSETVKETALTAWHVAQGARMAEFANYQMPIQYSSIVAEHQATRTAAGVFDISHMGRLRFEGDRAAELLDHLLTRRVSDMVPGDVRYSMMCNEQGGILDDVLVSKLENNSGHMFFLLVVNAGNRAKILQWIAPHVADYPDVMFHDVSDATAMIAVQGPRVQEILGRLFPDKVLQLGYYKTTLCDQMQKPCVVSRTGYTGEDGFELTLKAEDAPRVWENVLLAGREHGILPVGLGARDTLRLEAGMPLYGHELSEEIDPYSAGLGFAVNLKDRDFLGREALERSKAASHASMRVGLKLVGRRSAREGASLLDGDGRKVGEVTSGTYSPTLQCPIAMGYLRNELAVPGTSVEVDIRGAKADAEVVPLPFYRRSK is encoded by the coding sequence ATGTCCACCGCAGACCGATCAGAGACAGTGAAAGAAACGGCGCTTACGGCGTGGCATGTAGCCCAAGGCGCAAGGATGGCAGAATTCGCCAACTATCAGATGCCGATCCAATATTCTTCCATTGTGGCTGAACATCAGGCAACTCGAACGGCCGCCGGTGTGTTCGACATCTCCCACATGGGCCGCCTGCGGTTCGAAGGCGATCGTGCGGCCGAACTCCTCGACCACTTGCTAACGCGGCGCGTTTCCGACATGGTCCCTGGCGATGTGCGCTATTCGATGATGTGCAACGAGCAGGGGGGGATTCTGGACGACGTGCTAGTTTCCAAGCTGGAAAACAACAGCGGTCACATGTTCTTTCTCTTAGTCGTCAACGCTGGGAACCGAGCCAAGATCTTGCAATGGATCGCCCCGCATGTCGCCGACTATCCCGACGTAATGTTTCATGACGTAAGTGATGCTACGGCGATGATCGCGGTTCAAGGGCCACGCGTCCAAGAGATCCTGGGCCGGCTCTTTCCCGACAAAGTGCTGCAACTGGGATACTACAAGACGACCTTGTGCGACCAAATGCAGAAGCCGTGTGTGGTGAGCCGGACGGGGTATACGGGTGAAGATGGTTTTGAATTGACCCTCAAAGCTGAAGATGCACCCCGAGTGTGGGAAAACGTCTTGTTGGCTGGACGCGAGCACGGCATTTTGCCGGTCGGTCTAGGCGCACGCGACACCCTGAGACTCGAAGCTGGCATGCCGCTCTACGGACACGAACTGAGCGAGGAGATTGATCCCTATTCCGCGGGGTTGGGGTTTGCCGTCAATCTAAAAGATCGTGATTTCCTCGGTCGCGAGGCTTTGGAACGCAGCAAGGCAGCCTCCCATGCCAGCATGCGAGTAGGCCTGAAATTGGTGGGGCGGCGCTCGGCGCGTGAGGGGGCTAGCTTGCTCGATGGTGACGGCCGTAAGGTCGGGGAGGTCACCAGCGGTACCTATTCACCCACCCTGCAGTGCCCGATTGCCATGGGATACTTGCGCAACGAATTGGCGGTACCTGGGACATCGGTAGAGGTCGATATTCGTGGAGCCAAGGCCGACGCTGAAGTGGTCCCCCTGCCCTTCTATCGCCGTTCCAAGTAG